One stretch of Lemur catta isolate mLemCat1 chromosome 2, mLemCat1.pri, whole genome shotgun sequence DNA includes these proteins:
- the LOC123632998 gene encoding kinesin-like protein KIFC1 isoform X2, producing the protein MEPQRSIPKEIALLGRREDPSQIVHPKPALLEVKGNVELKRPLVKASSRLPLSENRLKRGPDQMEDALEPKKKRTRGLDAPTKIATSYPRAPPLTTVPQTTAQKVSKKTGPRCSTAIATVVKNQKPVPAVAVQKPGTSAVPPMVGGKKPSKRPAWDLRGQLCDLNAELKCCHERTQTLDKENQQLQDQLRDAQQQAKTLGIQRGTLEGELARVRAQAEQGQQELKNLSARVLELEARLGTQEGLVQELQKEQLELQEERRQLTSRLEEQERRLQVSEAALSSSRAEVASLQQEAATQAALLAERGERIYGLEMERRRLHNQLQELKGNIRVFCRVRPVLPGEPAPPSGFLLYPSGPGGPSDPPTRLTLSRTDERRGTLSRAPAPTTCHDFSFDRVFPPGSGQDEVFEEISMLVQSALDGYPVCIFAYGQTGSGKTFTMEGGPGGDSQLQGLIPRALRHLFSVVQELSGQGWTYSFVASYVEIYNETVRDLLATGTRKGQGSECEIRRAGPESEELTVTNARYVPVSCEKEVEALLRLAHQNRAVARTAQNERSSRSHSVFQLQISGEHSSRGVQCGARLSFVDLAGSERLDPGLVLGPGERERLRETQAINSSLSTLGLVIMALSNKESHVPYRNSKLTYLLQNSLGGSAKMLMFVNISPLEENASETLNSLRFASKVNQCVIGTAQACRK; encoded by the exons ATGGAGCCACAG AGATCCATCCCAAAGGAAATTGCcctgctgggaaggagggaggacccCAGCCAAATTGTGCATCCT AAGCCCGCCCTGTTAGAAGTGAAGGGGAACGTAGAGCTGAAGAGACCCCTGGTTAAGGCATCTTCCCGGCTTCCTCTCTCAGAAAACAGACTCAAGAGGGGACCTGACCAGATGGAGGATGCCTTGGAGCCTAAGAAG AAGCGGACACGAGGCCTGGATGCACCAACCAAAATTGCCACATCCTACCCCAGAGCACCACCCCTCACCACAGTGCCACAGACCACAG CTCAAAAAGTTTCCAAGAAGACAGGGCCTCGGTGTTCCACAGCTATTGCCACAG TGGTGAAGAACCAGAAGCCAGTCCCCGCTGTTGCTGTCCAGAAGCCTGGCA CATCAGCTGTTCCTCCCATGGTGGGAGGGAAGAAACCCAGCAAACGTCCAGCCTGGGACTTAAGGGGTCAGTTATGTGACCTAAATGCAGAGCTGAAATGCTGTCATGAGAGGACTCAAACACTGGACAAGGAAAACCAGCAGCTGCAGGACCAGCTCAGAGATGCCCAACAACAGGCCAAGACCCTGGGGATACAGCGTGGGACACTGGAAGGAGAGTTGGCCAGGGTACGGGCCCAGGCTGAGCAGGGCCAGCAGGAGCTGAAGAACCTCAGTGCCCGTGTCCTGGAGCTGGAAGCACGACTGGGCACGCAGGAGGGCTTGGTTCAGGAGCTCCAGAAAGAACAGCTGGAATTGCAGGAGGAGCGGAGGCAACTGACCTCCCGACTAGAAGAACAAGAG AGGCGGCTGCAGGTATCAGAAGCAGCTCTGTCAAGCAGCCGAGCAGAGGTGGCATCTCTGCAGCAGGAGGCCGCAACCCAGGCAGCCTTATTGGCTGAACGAGGAGAACGTATCTATGGGCTAGAAATGGAGCGCCGGCGACTGCACAACCAGCTGCAGGAACTTAAGGGCAACATCCGTGTATTTTGCCGGGTCCGCCCTGTCCTTCCAGGGGAGCCTGCTCCACCCTCTGGCTTCCTCCTATATCCCTCTGGCCCTGGTGGACCCTCTGATCCTCCAACCCGCCTTACCCTCTCCCGGACTGATGAACGGCGTGGGACCCTAAGTCGGGCGCCAGCCCCCACCACCTGCCACGACTTCTCCTTTGACCGGGTATTCCCACCAGGGAGTGGACAGGATGAAGTGTTTGAGGAGATTTCCATGCTTGTCCAATCAGCCCTGGATGGCTATCCCGTTTGCATCTTTGCCTATGGCCAGACAGGCAGCGGCAAGACCTTCACAATGGAGGGTGGGCCTGGGGGAGACTCCCAGTTGCAGGGGCTGATCCCTCGGGCCCTGCGGCATCTCTTCTCCGTGGTCCAGGAGCTAAGTGGCCAGGGTTGGACCTACAGCTTTGTGGCAAGCTACGTAGAGATCTACAATGAGACCGTCCGAGACCTCCTGGCCACCGGAACCCGGAAGGGCCAAGGGAGCGAGTGTGAGATCCGCCGTGCAGGGCCAGAGAGTGAGGAGCTTACTGTCACCAATGCTCGATATGTCCCTGTCTCCTGTGAGAAAGAA GTGGAGGCCCTGCTCCGTCTGGCCCATCAGAACCGGGCTGTGGCCCGCACTGCCCAGAATGAGCGATCATCACGTAGCCACAGTGTGTTCCAGCTACAGATCTCTGGGGAACACTCCAGCCGAGGCGTGCAGTGTGGGGCCCGCCTCAGCTTTGTGGACCTGGCTGGGAGTGAGCGGCTTGACCCTGGCTTAGTCCTCGGCCCTGGGGAGCGGGAACGCCTCCGGGAAACACAGGCCATTAACAGCAGCCTGTCTACATTGGGGCTGGTCATCATGGCCCTGAGCAACAAG GAGTCCCACGTGCCTTACCGGAACAGCAAGCTCACCTACCTGCTGCAGAACTCTCTGGGCGGCAGCGCTAAGAT GCTCATGTTTGTGAACATTTCCCCACTAGAAGAAAATGCCTCTGAGACCCTCAACTCGCTACGCTTTGCCTCCAAG
- the LOC123632998 gene encoding kinesin-like protein KIFC1 isoform X3, with protein MEPQKPALLEVKGNVELKRPLVKASSRLPLSENRLKRGPDQMEDALEPKKKRTRGLDAPTKIATSYPRAPPLTTVPQTTAQKVSKKTGPRCSTAIATVVKNQKPVPAVAVQKPGTSAVPPMVGGKKPSKRPAWDLRGQLCDLNAELKCCHERTQTLDKENQQLQDQLRDAQQQAKTLGIQRGTLEGELARVRAQAEQGQQELKNLSARVLELEARLGTQEGLVQELQKEQLELQEERRQLTSRLEEQERRLQVSEAALSSSRAEVASLQQEAATQAALLAERGERIYGLEMERRRLHNQLQELKGNIRVFCRVRPVLPGEPAPPSGFLLYPSGPGGPSDPPTRLTLSRTDERRGTLSRAPAPTTCHDFSFDRVFPPGSGQDEVFEEISMLVQSALDGYPVCIFAYGQTGSGKTFTMEGGPGGDSQLQGLIPRALRHLFSVVQELSGQGWTYSFVASYVEIYNETVRDLLATGTRKGQGSECEIRRAGPESEELTVTNARYVPVSCEKEVEALLRLAHQNRAVARTAQNERSSRSHSVFQLQISGEHSSRGVQCGARLSFVDLAGSERLDPGLVLGPGERERLRETQAINSSLSTLGLVIMALSNKESHVPYRNSKLTYLLQNSLGGSAKMLMFVNISPLEENASETLNSLRFASKVNQCVIGTAQACRK; from the exons ATGGAGCCACAG AAGCCCGCCCTGTTAGAAGTGAAGGGGAACGTAGAGCTGAAGAGACCCCTGGTTAAGGCATCTTCCCGGCTTCCTCTCTCAGAAAACAGACTCAAGAGGGGACCTGACCAGATGGAGGATGCCTTGGAGCCTAAGAAG AAGCGGACACGAGGCCTGGATGCACCAACCAAAATTGCCACATCCTACCCCAGAGCACCACCCCTCACCACAGTGCCACAGACCACAG CTCAAAAAGTTTCCAAGAAGACAGGGCCTCGGTGTTCCACAGCTATTGCCACAG TGGTGAAGAACCAGAAGCCAGTCCCCGCTGTTGCTGTCCAGAAGCCTGGCA CATCAGCTGTTCCTCCCATGGTGGGAGGGAAGAAACCCAGCAAACGTCCAGCCTGGGACTTAAGGGGTCAGTTATGTGACCTAAATGCAGAGCTGAAATGCTGTCATGAGAGGACTCAAACACTGGACAAGGAAAACCAGCAGCTGCAGGACCAGCTCAGAGATGCCCAACAACAGGCCAAGACCCTGGGGATACAGCGTGGGACACTGGAAGGAGAGTTGGCCAGGGTACGGGCCCAGGCTGAGCAGGGCCAGCAGGAGCTGAAGAACCTCAGTGCCCGTGTCCTGGAGCTGGAAGCACGACTGGGCACGCAGGAGGGCTTGGTTCAGGAGCTCCAGAAAGAACAGCTGGAATTGCAGGAGGAGCGGAGGCAACTGACCTCCCGACTAGAAGAACAAGAG AGGCGGCTGCAGGTATCAGAAGCAGCTCTGTCAAGCAGCCGAGCAGAGGTGGCATCTCTGCAGCAGGAGGCCGCAACCCAGGCAGCCTTATTGGCTGAACGAGGAGAACGTATCTATGGGCTAGAAATGGAGCGCCGGCGACTGCACAACCAGCTGCAGGAACTTAAGGGCAACATCCGTGTATTTTGCCGGGTCCGCCCTGTCCTTCCAGGGGAGCCTGCTCCACCCTCTGGCTTCCTCCTATATCCCTCTGGCCCTGGTGGACCCTCTGATCCTCCAACCCGCCTTACCCTCTCCCGGACTGATGAACGGCGTGGGACCCTAAGTCGGGCGCCAGCCCCCACCACCTGCCACGACTTCTCCTTTGACCGGGTATTCCCACCAGGGAGTGGACAGGATGAAGTGTTTGAGGAGATTTCCATGCTTGTCCAATCAGCCCTGGATGGCTATCCCGTTTGCATCTTTGCCTATGGCCAGACAGGCAGCGGCAAGACCTTCACAATGGAGGGTGGGCCTGGGGGAGACTCCCAGTTGCAGGGGCTGATCCCTCGGGCCCTGCGGCATCTCTTCTCCGTGGTCCAGGAGCTAAGTGGCCAGGGTTGGACCTACAGCTTTGTGGCAAGCTACGTAGAGATCTACAATGAGACCGTCCGAGACCTCCTGGCCACCGGAACCCGGAAGGGCCAAGGGAGCGAGTGTGAGATCCGCCGTGCAGGGCCAGAGAGTGAGGAGCTTACTGTCACCAATGCTCGATATGTCCCTGTCTCCTGTGAGAAAGAA GTGGAGGCCCTGCTCCGTCTGGCCCATCAGAACCGGGCTGTGGCCCGCACTGCCCAGAATGAGCGATCATCACGTAGCCACAGTGTGTTCCAGCTACAGATCTCTGGGGAACACTCCAGCCGAGGCGTGCAGTGTGGGGCCCGCCTCAGCTTTGTGGACCTGGCTGGGAGTGAGCGGCTTGACCCTGGCTTAGTCCTCGGCCCTGGGGAGCGGGAACGCCTCCGGGAAACACAGGCCATTAACAGCAGCCTGTCTACATTGGGGCTGGTCATCATGGCCCTGAGCAACAAG GAGTCCCACGTGCCTTACCGGAACAGCAAGCTCACCTACCTGCTGCAGAACTCTCTGGGCGGCAGCGCTAAGAT GCTCATGTTTGTGAACATTTCCCCACTAGAAGAAAATGCCTCTGAGACCCTCAACTCGCTACGCTTTGCCTCCAAG
- the LOC123632998 gene encoding kinesin-like protein KIFC1 isoform X1 encodes MEDALEPKKKRTRGLDAPTKIATSYPRAPPLTTVPQTTAQKVSKKTGPRCSTAIATVVKNQKPVPAVAVQKPGTSAVPPMVGGKKPSKRPAWDLRGQLCDLNAELKCCHERTQTLDKENQQLQDQLRDAQQQAKTLGIQRGTLEGELARVRAQAEQGQQELKNLSARVLELEARLGTQEGLVQELQKEQLELQEERRQLTSRLEEQERRLQVSEAALSSSRAEVASLQQEAATQAALLAERGERIYGLEMERRRLHNQLQELKGNIRVFCRVRPVLPGEPAPPSGFLLYPSGPGGPSDPPTRLTLSRTDERRGTLSRAPAPTTCHDFSFDRVFPPGSGQDEVFEEISMLVQSALDGYPVCIFAYGQTGSGKTFTMEGGPGGDSQLQGLIPRALRHLFSVVQELSGQGWTYSFVASYVEIYNETVRDLLATGTRKGQGSECEIRRAGPESEELTVTNARYVPVSCEKEVEALLRLAHQNRAVARTAQNERSSRSHSVFQLQISGEHSSRGVQCGARLSFVDLAGSERLDPGLVLGPGERERLRETQAINSSLSTLGLVIMALSNKESHVPYRNSKLTYLLQNSLGGSAKMLMFVNISPLEENASETLNSLRFASKVNQCVIGTAQACRK; translated from the exons ATGGAGGATGCCTTGGAGCCTAAGAAG AAGCGGACACGAGGCCTGGATGCACCAACCAAAATTGCCACATCCTACCCCAGAGCACCACCCCTCACCACAGTGCCACAGACCACAG CTCAAAAAGTTTCCAAGAAGACAGGGCCTCGGTGTTCCACAGCTATTGCCACAG TGGTGAAGAACCAGAAGCCAGTCCCCGCTGTTGCTGTCCAGAAGCCTGGCA CATCAGCTGTTCCTCCCATGGTGGGAGGGAAGAAACCCAGCAAACGTCCAGCCTGGGACTTAAGGGGTCAGTTATGTGACCTAAATGCAGAGCTGAAATGCTGTCATGAGAGGACTCAAACACTGGACAAGGAAAACCAGCAGCTGCAGGACCAGCTCAGAGATGCCCAACAACAGGCCAAGACCCTGGGGATACAGCGTGGGACACTGGAAGGAGAGTTGGCCAGGGTACGGGCCCAGGCTGAGCAGGGCCAGCAGGAGCTGAAGAACCTCAGTGCCCGTGTCCTGGAGCTGGAAGCACGACTGGGCACGCAGGAGGGCTTGGTTCAGGAGCTCCAGAAAGAACAGCTGGAATTGCAGGAGGAGCGGAGGCAACTGACCTCCCGACTAGAAGAACAAGAG AGGCGGCTGCAGGTATCAGAAGCAGCTCTGTCAAGCAGCCGAGCAGAGGTGGCATCTCTGCAGCAGGAGGCCGCAACCCAGGCAGCCTTATTGGCTGAACGAGGAGAACGTATCTATGGGCTAGAAATGGAGCGCCGGCGACTGCACAACCAGCTGCAGGAACTTAAGGGCAACATCCGTGTATTTTGCCGGGTCCGCCCTGTCCTTCCAGGGGAGCCTGCTCCACCCTCTGGCTTCCTCCTATATCCCTCTGGCCCTGGTGGACCCTCTGATCCTCCAACCCGCCTTACCCTCTCCCGGACTGATGAACGGCGTGGGACCCTAAGTCGGGCGCCAGCCCCCACCACCTGCCACGACTTCTCCTTTGACCGGGTATTCCCACCAGGGAGTGGACAGGATGAAGTGTTTGAGGAGATTTCCATGCTTGTCCAATCAGCCCTGGATGGCTATCCCGTTTGCATCTTTGCCTATGGCCAGACAGGCAGCGGCAAGACCTTCACAATGGAGGGTGGGCCTGGGGGAGACTCCCAGTTGCAGGGGCTGATCCCTCGGGCCCTGCGGCATCTCTTCTCCGTGGTCCAGGAGCTAAGTGGCCAGGGTTGGACCTACAGCTTTGTGGCAAGCTACGTAGAGATCTACAATGAGACCGTCCGAGACCTCCTGGCCACCGGAACCCGGAAGGGCCAAGGGAGCGAGTGTGAGATCCGCCGTGCAGGGCCAGAGAGTGAGGAGCTTACTGTCACCAATGCTCGATATGTCCCTGTCTCCTGTGAGAAAGAA GTGGAGGCCCTGCTCCGTCTGGCCCATCAGAACCGGGCTGTGGCCCGCACTGCCCAGAATGAGCGATCATCACGTAGCCACAGTGTGTTCCAGCTACAGATCTCTGGGGAACACTCCAGCCGAGGCGTGCAGTGTGGGGCCCGCCTCAGCTTTGTGGACCTGGCTGGGAGTGAGCGGCTTGACCCTGGCTTAGTCCTCGGCCCTGGGGAGCGGGAACGCCTCCGGGAAACACAGGCCATTAACAGCAGCCTGTCTACATTGGGGCTGGTCATCATGGCCCTGAGCAACAAG GAGTCCCACGTGCCTTACCGGAACAGCAAGCTCACCTACCTGCTGCAGAACTCTCTGGGCGGCAGCGCTAAGAT GCTCATGTTTGTGAACATTTCCCCACTAGAAGAAAATGCCTCTGAGACCCTCAACTCGCTACGCTTTGCCTCCAAG